In Synergistaceae bacterium, the DNA window TTGACGTTGAAGGCAGTATCGCAAATCTTAAGGCACAGAGAGATTTATTTATGAGCCTTGTTCCTATTCTTGAAATCGAGTAATAATGCTTGTAAATTTTTGCAGGCGTGAAAATATATTTTTATGGAGGTAAGTTTTTTATGAAAAAATTAGCTTTAGCAGTAGTATTAGTGTTTTGTCTCTCTTTAGCGGCTTATGCTGAACTCACAGAGCCCGTGAAACTCGTTTTTGCTGCTCAGGAAGTCGGCACCGGTGCTTATTCAGTAAGTGCGGCTATTCAGGGCGCAATGTTGAAGGGACTCCCGGCAGGTTCTACTATTGATTTAACGACAAATTCACCCGGCGGAGTCGGTGCTCCCGTTCTTATTCAGAGAAAGCGCGCTGATTTAATAGTCGGTAATGCAGGCCCCTCACTTTGGAGCTATCAGAGAAGCAAGAAAGATTATCAATTTGGAGACTGCCCTGATGTTAGGAGCATTGCAGGAGGACTCGGCCACGCTTTTGCAAATATAATGTTCACAAAGGCATTTGTTGATAAAACAGGCTGTACAACTATGGAAGAAGTTATTGCGAAAAAAGTTCCGATTAAGTTAATCACAAAGAAAAACGGGACACTCGGCGAACTCACAGCAGAAAGAGTTATAGAGGCTTGCGGGATCTCTGTTGAAGATTTCTTAAAGTTTGCTACATGGGAGAAAACAGGAACAGACGCTATTAAATCAGGAATTCAGGACGATTTATATGACGCGACGATTGACCACGTAGACGCAGGCCAAGCTACAACGACTGAAATTTGCTTGACTCACGCTATGCATTTCGTACAGTTAAAGCCTGAGACTCTCGCAAATCTCAACAAAATGGGCTATGCTCCTATCACGATTACTGCGGGAACTTGGAACGGTTTAGATCATGATATTCAGTCAATGGGTTCACAGCAAAATGTTATAGTCCCTGCCTCAATGCCTAATGATGTAGCATATGCACTCGTTAAAGGAATTTGCGATAATAAAGCAGATATTGCCGCAGCCGTCGCTTCATTAGCATGGTTCGATCCTAAGACAGCCGGAAAACATGAACTCAACGGCGCACCCCTTCACCCCGGCGCAATGAAATATTATAAGGAAATGGGCTACGAGTTCGACGAGTTTAAATAAATTATTAGCTCGTAATGAAATTTTTTAGGCAGGAATAATACAGGCTCGACTCGGGGTATCAGCACGGGCCGAGCTTTTATTTTACGAGATAAGGAGCTGAAAATTTTATGAGTTTTCGTAGTATAGCAGCAATAATTGTAACGATATTATTTTTTGCATTCCAAATGTATATAGCACTAGTTAAGCAGTTCGCTCCCATGTTACAGAGTCCTATACATTTAATATTTGCGTTGACTCTAGTATTTATTTACTTCCCGGCTGATAATTATTACCGCAAAAAAGTTAAGAAAGCTGCCGAGAATATTGGCGAACTCCCTGACCCTGTTATATTAAATAAATATTCGTGGGTTAACTGGATAGACATTTTTGCATTTGCCGGAATAGCTTATTTAACATGGTATATTTTGAGCCAGTTCACCCGCTTGAATGAATTTGTTATCGGCGTTGAAGAAGTTTTGCCCATAGATCACGCGGCTATGATTATAGCGATTTTATTATTACTCGTCGCAGTATATAGGACACTCGGCGGAATTCTCGCAGGTTTTATCACAGTGTTTATAATTTACGCGTGGACTTCTCCATATTTGCCGGGAATCTTGCACACAAATTTAAAGCCGTTCGATCAATTTATTGAAGAGTTTACTTCAGGCATGACAATGACAGAAAGCGGAGTCTTTGGCACTCCATTATTGACGAGCGCAAATACTTTATTTTATTTTATCGTGTTCGGAGCGTTTTTCTCGACTATAGGAGGCGGACAGCTTTTAATTGACATGGGCATGAA includes these proteins:
- a CDS encoding TAXI family TRAP transporter solute-binding subunit — encoded protein: MKKLALAVVLVFCLSLAAYAELTEPVKLVFAAQEVGTGAYSVSAAIQGAMLKGLPAGSTIDLTTNSPGGVGAPVLIQRKRADLIVGNAGPSLWSYQRSKKDYQFGDCPDVRSIAGGLGHAFANIMFTKAFVDKTGCTTMEEVIAKKVPIKLITKKNGTLGELTAERVIEACGISVEDFLKFATWEKTGTDAIKSGIQDDLYDATIDHVDAGQATTTEICLTHAMHFVQLKPETLANLNKMGYAPITITAGTWNGLDHDIQSMGSQQNVIVPASMPNDVAYALVKGICDNKADIAAAVASLAWFDPKTAGKHELNGAPLHPGAMKYYKEMGYEFDEFK